In Vespa crabro chromosome 7, iyVesCrab1.2, whole genome shotgun sequence, a single window of DNA contains:
- the LOC124425607 gene encoding protein lethal(2)essential for life-like encodes MSLVPLIFSDWWEDLDRPHRLFDQNFGLGLYPEQLISPIPLEQLYLMPSRDRKLRNPLLYYRPWGELLRKNEKDGTSTVKADKDKFQVILDVQQFKPEEINTKIVDKCVVVEAKHDEKQDEHGWISRQFTRKYLIPEQCDIDQVSCSLSSDGILSISAPRKNKMLKEQTERSIKIEQTGKPVLREKETEKKKEKEEIKKEEMKKEEPKKEEPKKEEPKKEEPKKEDVILTLSTVLPPSQVHFPGTN; translated from the exons ATGTCTCTGGTACCATTAATTTTCTCCGATTGGTGGGAGGATTTGGATCGTCCTCATCGTCTCTTCGATCAAAATTTTGGACTCGGACTTTATCCCGAACAGCTAATTAGTCCAATTCCCTTGGAACAATTATATCTAATGCCAAGTCGAGATAGGAAACTAAGAAAtcctttattatattatagaccATGGGGTGAATTGTTGCGTAAAAATGAGAAGGACGGTACGTCGACGGTAAAGGCTGACAAAGATAAGTTCCAAGTGATTTTGGACGTACAACAGTTCAAACCCGAAGAAATAAACACTAAGATCGTCGACAAATGCGTCGTCGTCGAAGCCAAGCACGATGAGAAACAGGACGAACACGGTTGGATTTCGAGACAATTTACTAGGAAATATTTGATCCCTGAGCAATGCGACATAGATCAAGTATCCTGTAGTTTATCGTCCGACGGTATCCTGAGTATCTCCGCACcgagaaagaataagatgTTAAAAGAGCAGACCGAACGTTCGATAAAGATTGAACAAACTGGAAAGCCGGTtcttcgagagaaagaaacagaaaagaaaaaagagaaggaagagataaagaaggaagagatgaagaaggaagagCCAAAGAAGGAAGAGCCAAAGAAGGAAGAGCCAAAGAAAGAAGAGCCAAAGAAAGAAGA CGTCATCTTGACACTTTCGACGGTACTGCCACCTAGCCAAGTTCATTTCCCCGGAACTAACTGA
- the LOC124425680 gene encoding baculoviral IAP repeat-containing protein 3-like gives MTDIIQQNSYSNCLEHFKKPGNLPPPSPRFIETIHEVNNLDYRFESARLKSFKKWPVLFVNPRTLAAAGFYYVGVSDRVHCFECQIELYNWEQGDIPMVDHERSSPSCRFVRNIPCGNVPIGTDPALVNLPSPRSQDVCGIYNLESQSKFDKEKNKLSSLGIERPRSPVYSKYASIESRIRSFDTWPKSLSPDKNQLAEAGFFYTGKEDQTVCFHCGGGLKDWKPEDDPWEQHAKWFSKCYYLLMAKGKDYVNAATGQYVTSSSSSSSSSSASASASASASASSNEVTLNIKLLPFIEKIEKKPLKEVSKSEELENNPKSENNDIKSSSSNSSNSMTEKKYEKDGRLCKICYNAEMSIVFLPCKHMISCLNCASLLSQCPICRKPIDLVVIAILS, from the exons ATGACAGATATCATCCAACAAAATAGTTATTCAAACTGTTTAGAACACTTTAAGAAACCAGGAAAtttaccaccaccatcaccacgtTTCATAGAAACAATTCATGAAGTTAATAATTTAGATTATAGGTTTGAATCTGCCAGATTAAAAAGCTTTAAAAAGTGGCCcgttttatttgtaaatcCTAGAACTCTGGCAGCGGCAGGCTTTTATTACGTGGGTGTAAGTGATCGAGTACATTGTTTCGAATGTCAGatagaattatataattgGGAACAAGGAGATATTCCTATGGTTGATCATGAACGTTCTTCACCAAGTTGTCGCTTTGTAAGAAATATTCCATGCGGTAACGTACCTATCGGTACTGATCCTGCTTTGGTAAATTTACCAAGCCCTCGTAGCCAAGATGTTTGTGGAATATATAATCTAGAAAGTCAATCAAagttcgataaagaaaaaaataagttaaGTTCTTTAGGAATTGAAAGGCCAAGATCACCAGTATATTCAAAATATGCCAGCATAGAATCTAGAATAAGGAGCTTTGATACGTGGCCAAAATCTTTGTCACCAGACAAGAACCAATTGGCAGAAGCTGGATTTTTTTATACCGGAAAAGAAGACCAAACAGTGTGCTTCCACTGTGGAGGTGGATTAAAAGATTGGAAACCGGAGGATGATCCATGGGAGCAACACGCCAAGTGGTTTtcaaaatgttattatcttttaatggCTAAAGGAAAAGATTATGTGAATGCAGCGACGGGACAATATGTaacatcatcatcgtcgtcatcatcatcatcatcagcatcagcatcagcatcagcatcagcatcagcatcaTCCAATGAG gtaactttaaatattaaactgCTCCCTTTCATCgagaagattgaaaaaaaaccACTAAAGGAAGTATCTAAATCAGAGGAACTTGAGAATAATCCCAAGTCCGAAaacaatgatataaaaagCTCGAGTTCTAATTCATCCAACTCTAtgacagaaaagaaatatgagaaAGATGGAAGATTATGCAAAATCTGTTACAATGCAGAAATGAGTATAGTATTTTTACCTTGCAAACATATGATTTCATGCCTTAATTGCGCATCTCTTTTATCGCAATGTCCTATTTGTCGAAAACCAATAGATttagtagtaatagcaatCTTAtcttaa
- the LOC124425342 gene encoding ralBP1-associated Eps domain-containing protein 1: MASKNRRSFQPLVRSKEGVLRYAAKMDWDSITMVNLHLTATEHRYYGDIFIYCCENADSDSVSVVKVAELLCSANLPRDVTVKILDICVGIKGTTHIGKKQFYAVLKLVAAHQAGLDVCRDMVTAALDIITLPRFTWPTSGDEDGRRSTDSTRGIKSRCHVPESTTESESEAESPRETGGSTDSPTPTNSVIQERNDGMLGGDTILDTVSGGWQGLLMSEEQRQLLGTEEESSERHSSDEGEGEGDCSGFPPEEVWIISDEQRDYYAAQFAQLQSDPEGLLAGPVARTFFEKSRLPVAELRRIWQLADVTRDGALSLQEFYVAMHLVVLRRNHVPLPDVLPPSLSIPLVMQTTNAPPPVSSTTKCQSSPPNSVNMRDKNKEWTKFVDSPTGTTTSLTSPGLQLVNFDFQKSAVERDPKILHPVALRLTPEAAILASGANGSNSSCTTLGEDDLQHSPASLVQRPLVVKKPPQSAEDAIIVTPKKEPPPPPPPRPYRTHARSSSLDLNKLGKNGQSFLGAPPLVPPRISPGITSPRKLVGQRSEGEGQRTLSESQGFVADFSHFSPKNELPENPSLENSIPQSQQFTGVCGAFHIYRKPSPKRELGEEDSAKDDPEDGKKLTLQELREKNAELRLVCEELTRELASALQERINLRAKLMLLV; encoded by the exons ATGGCTTCAAAAAACAGGAGGAGTTTCCAGCCCCTGGTGAGAAGCAAGGAAGGAGTTTTGCGTTACGCTGCCAAGATGGATTGGGATTCGATTACGATGGTGAACCTTCATCTGACAGCAACCGAGCATCGCTATTATggcgatatttttatatattgctGTGAAAACGCTGACAGCGACAGCGTATCGGTCGTTAAAGTTGCCGAGCTTTTATGCTCTGCGAATTTGCCGCGAGACGTCACGGTGAAG ATACTAGACATCTGCGTTGGGATCAAAGGCACAACTCATATAGGTAAAAAGCAGTTTTATGCGGTCCTTAAACTGGTGGCAGCCCATCAAGCAGGACTGGATGTCTGTAGAGATATGGTAACAGCTGCTTTAGATATTATAACTCTACCAAGATTTACATGGCCAACTTCTGGAGACGAGGATGGTAGAAGAAGTACGGATTCTACGAGAGGTATAAAAAGTAGATGTCATGTACCTGAAAGTACTACGGAAAGTGAAAGCGAAGCAGAATCTCCTAGAGAAACCGGCGGAAGTACGGATTCTCCAACACCGACCAATAGCGTTATTCAAGAACGAAACGATGGAATGTTGGGTGGCGATACAATATTGGATACTGTTTCTGGCGGCTGGCAAGGTCTTCTTATGTCCGAAGAGCAGAGACAATTGTTAGGTACAGAAGAGGAGAGCTCGGAACGTCACAGCAGCGACGAAggtgaaggagaaggagattgTTCGGGCTTTCCTCCGGAAGAGGTGTGGATTATCAGCGACGAGCAGCGTGACTATTACGCTGCTCAATTTGCGCAACTGCAGTCTGATCCAGAAGGACTCCTAGCCGGACCGGTAGCTCGAACATTTTTCGAAAAGTCTAGACTTCCTGTAGCAGAACTGAGACGTATTTGGCAGCTAGCGGATGTTACCAGAGATGGAGCCTTGAGTTTACAAGAATTTTATGTAGCTATGCATCTAGTTGTCCTCAGAAGAAATCATGTACCACTTCCCGATGTTTTACCTCCGTCCTTGTCAATTCCATTAGTTATGCAAACTACAAATGCACCGCCGCCAGTTTCATCGACGACAAAGTGCCAAAGCAGTCCGCCTAATTCAGTAAATATGAGAGATAAGAACAAGGAATGGACAAAATTCGTTGACTCGCCGACCGGCACAACTACCTCTCTCACGAGTCCTGGGTTACAGTTAGttaattttgattttcaaAAATCTGCCGTCGAGCGAGATCCAAAAATTTTACATCCGGTAGCTCTTCGTTTAACGCCAGAGGCAGCTATTCTGGCTTCTGGGGCCAATGGTAGCAATAGCAGTTGTACCACGTTAGGTGAAGACGATTTGCAACATTCTCCTGCATCTTTGGTACAGCGACCGCTTGTTGTTAAAAAACCACCACAATCGGCCGAAGATGCTATCATAGTAACTCCAAAGAAGGAACCACCACCTCCGCCACCTCCTAGGCCTTATAGAACACACGCACGAAGTTCTAGTCTTGATCTTAATAAATTAG GGAAAAACGGTCAAAGTTTTCTCGGAGCACCTCCGCTCGTACCGCCAAGAATTTCACCAGGAATC ACTTCACCTCGAAAATTGGTTGGCCAAAGAAGCGAAGGGGAGGGACAAAGGACGCTAAGCGAAAGTCAAGGTTTTGTAGCTGATTTTTCGCATTTTTCTCCAAAGAATGAATTACCTGAAAATCCCTCGTTGGAGAATAGTATTCCGCAGTCTCAACAATTTACGGGTGTCTGTGGtgcatttcatatttatagGAAACCCAGTCCAA aacGAGAACTTGGAGAAGAAGATTCTGCGAAAGATGATCCTGAAGATGGTAAGAAATTAACTTTGCAAGAATTGCGAGAAAAGAATGCAGAACTTCGACTAGTTTGTGAAGAATTGACGCGTGAATTAGCCAGCGCTCTTCAAGAACGTATAAATCTTCGTGCGAAACTCATGCTTTTGGTCTGA